CCAGCGAATTTACAGAAGCATTGGTAAAATTTACCATGCTTCCACTTAAGGGAAACATCCCAGACCAGTTATTGAGGGACACATTAGCTCTTGAAACCAAGGTTGCATTGACCAGAGCAGAGGGCTTCTTGTTCTCAGGCAAGCGTCCCAAGCTGGAAGGGACTACACCGGTTAGGTTGTTACCGGCCAAGgagatatgtttcaaattcttcAACTGAAGGAGGCCGGCAGGGATCAATCCACCAAGGTTGTTTCCAGAAATATCCAGAACTTTAAGCCTGCAGAGCCGTCCAAGCTCACCTGGAATGCTACCCATCAACTTGTTTGAGGACAACAAAAGACTCCGCAACTGCAGACATTTCCCTAAACTTGGAGGAATCCCCCCAACAAACAAATTTTCTGACAGATCAAGATGCTGAAGATACCTGCAGTTTGTCAACAATCCATACGGAATGCATCCATCTAGCTCATTATGTGCCAAATAAAGCCCCCTAAGCCTTGAAAAGCTACCATGAATCCCCGGAACCGATCCCTTCATCTTATTACCAGATAAATTCAATACCTCTAGATTTACACATCTTAAAATCCAAAGAGGAATCTCCCCATAAATTTTATTGAATCCAAGATTCAGAACCTTTAATTTTCTTAACCCCACAGATTCTACTGGGAATCTTCCGGAAAGAAAATTCCCTTCAAGATCAAGCACCTCTAATTTCTGAAAACCCCAAAATTCCACGGGAATCTCACCCGTAATTTCTTTATAAGGAAGTGATAGGACTCGAAGCTCAGTGAGTTTACCAATCAAAGGGGACAATTTGCCAGCTAATTTTCCATTAACAACATCTATACATCTTCTCGCGATTCCAAATCCACGTAATGGAAACTGTGATAACTTAGAACAAGGAAGAGCCTGAGAGTTACCTTTGGAGCTGGCATCGCCACCTGTTATGTTGAGAGAAATTACTCTGGATTTGGAGTCGCATGTGATGCCAAACCATGAACAGTAGCGATTGGAGTTGTTGGGGTTCCAGCTGGAGAGAATCCCATCAGGATCAGAGAAGGAGTTCTTGAGTTCCAGGAGAATTGACTCTTCCCCAGAAACCGAAAGAGAAAAACATAGCATATAGAAAGCAAGGAAAAAACTGCATTTCATCTTTCCccaagaagacaaaaaaagaaaagtcgaCAGACTACCAATAAacccctctctttctctctacaTCAAGAGAACAGGGAAGAACTGGTGGAGGAAGACATGAAAGAAAGctgatttcttctctcttgtGATTCTGGGGAAATAAACAGAGGATTCAGGGGAAAAACGcgtttgataatttctttcttATTCCAAAGCCTTCCGCTTCCTTCCGAGTAAATGAAACGACTGATTTTTCCTTAGTCTATTGGTGCCTGGTGGGGCCCCTTTGACTTTAATTACAGTATAGTGGGACCCAGCATTGAATGCACCTCCCCCACGCCTCGCACAAGGCTGAAGATGGCTCCCtggtccccccccccccaagtcctaataaaacaagaaaaagattgGGGGGCCGAATTGTAATTCCAAGTAGGAACAAGAAACATGTGCATGAgcagaaaataaagaaagaaaaatgatgaCAGGAGATGTAGAGCTgggttgtctttttcttttttctttttttttttaaataatttgaatGGATGGATGGATTTTGTCAACGAGATTCCCAACTTACTCATTCATTATTGAGTTAATAATAGAGACAACAATAATATGGATTTAAAAATCAGTTTGGGCCAAAACTATTGGAAAGCACCAGTTATTTTATTAGGTTTAGAGGCTGTGGACAATGGATGGCCGAATGGACCATCTACAACCAAATCTAAAACAGTCTGGTTGAATATCATGCATTCAGGTAAGTACGTACACACACTTCGTCGTTGTTGGATCTGACCAACGATTAAGAATTAGTATAAaagtaataataaaaagaaagaaatttaatTTATCCGGATTCAGATCTTCTTCCTCATCAAATTAGACCCCCTTCTTCCTTGCACAACGAGTAGCGATTCCGATCAGATCGAGGAGGAAGACTATATCGAATGAACAACATGAGATCTTGGTTCGGTAACTTGGAGCTGAAGTTCTTGTTTTTAACCAGGTCCTACTGTGATGAAAATCAAGAGAATTTGCATATGATCATCGGAATTCTGATAAAAAGCGCAAAAATGATTCAGAAACAAGTTAATCCTgtaataaaactaaaaaaaaccagtctcagagagaaaaaaaaattacagctcTATTGAGCGCAgaagagaatatatatacacatttcaGATGCCAAAAGCATAATCACCTCCAACTTTTCTTGCAAAATTCATCCAACAAATGCATGCAAATCTACAAATTTCCGAGTCATTTGTGCAGCATCATCTTTTCTCCCATACCCTCATTATGAAGCCACCCAACATTAGCTGAAAAAACATCTTTGAACCTGAAAACTGATGCCAGCATTTTGTGGATTTGACCAATCAGATGGACGAGAAAGCTATTAAAAGATGCAGCCTTGATCATTAAGGAGtgaagttttcatattttggcaGGCTTTGTGAGTCCAATAAATTAGGAGCGAGTTTCGCTGATGTCCCTTTCCTTCACTCAGTTTAAAGTAGTAGAGGGTCAAGAAGGAAGCCATTTTGAAGAGGCACAAACCTAGCCTTCTGGCTCGTTAGCACTCTCTTTCTCAACAACAAGATCGAAAGCATGTAGGCCATGAACAAGAACATGGATAGCAGTAAGATAGGCACGGAAACCAGCCACAGGAAGCTTGTTTTTGTGCCACTTTGGAGTCCGTTGGTTGGTGATGCTGCTTCTCATCATCTGTTTTTGCAGAAGCACTTCTTACCCCATCTGCCAAACTGCAGGTAATTGAAAAACATGCATGATGAGTTTGGACAGTCAATAACAGGAATTTTATAGAATTAAGATCTATAGAATCAGAAAATATGGAGGATGTAAAAGAGAAGCGAAAATGTGAGAACAATGGAAACACGAATTGTACCAAATGCAAATGAATTTCAGTAAGTGTTGTTTTAACATACATTGGAAAGAAgtgaagacagagagagaagcGTACATGGGTGAAGAATGATCGTGCAATCGCTTTCGACTACGGTTCCAATGGCAGCAGAACGCCCAGCTACAATTACAACAATGGTAGCTAGGCCATTGACAATTAGAACAATTACAGCAGCTAGGCCATTTACAATTCGAACAAAAGCAGCTAAGCCACCTAAAACAGCACCTTGGCCGTGTACAGTAGCAGAACGTCCAGTTACAATTAGAACAGTAGCACGATCGCCATGCACACTTCTTCTTTCTGCAACACACAAACAGTATATACCTCATCCATAGATCACCAACTTTGAGAATTCCCATTCAATCATGCACATATATATCATACACGTATGCATGCCCTCTAATTATACATATCTAGTTTACAAGCACATACATACACAGAGAGCAGAGGCATCTCTGCCTGCAAACGTACAATGGTCTTCAATGTGCATTTCATGTgcatgtagtatatatatatcagttgCATAACATATGTTTACCATACATTGTATCTTCCAGTTTATTTGAATGCAAATGTCGAGTTCAAGCATGAATGCAAATGAGAAGTGTTCTACAGATAGTAAATGGCATTGATTGACCTACACTGGGAAAGTAAAGGAGTTCTTGCTTATTCCACTTTCATTAGAATGGTTGGAATTGGTGGAATTGCAGGATACTACTAGAGCCTGGGCAATTTGATCCCTTATGTCTTTCTCATTTGACTTTGCTGCATCTTTCACAGGCTCATTATTCTTTCCAACATTATGCGCGTCATTTCCCGGCACAGGAGCTGAAAACTGTCCATCAGCTCCTGCAACTGCACTTGCAGGAGTCGGGCTTAGCATGAATAATTCACCTGACTTAGGTATATCCCCATGCATAAGAACTTGGTCCCTGAAACTACTGTTGCCAATTTGGAGGCTAAACAATGATTCATTGGAAGCAACACTCCACTCCATCGGCGTTGAAGGTTTACTTGATGCAAAGATGGAGGACGGAATCCTAAGAGGATCATATCCTTCTGATCTGTCCATCGTTTGGATAGGTGGGGATTGTGTTGTTGGCGACATGGCATTCGGTAATTGTTCACTAGTGATGCCAGAGGTTTGAGATGTTGATGTTAGACCTGGAGATACACTGTCAAGGACTTCTGATTTTGGATTGTAGTCAACTACCGGTGTTGGTCTGATATCCTCATTAGCTTTGGGTGATATAGAGTGGTTAATATCAGTCACATTCACTTGGAAGAGATCATCTATTGATGAGACTGACGAGGATGACGAAGAGGAGGAAGATCCAAGCTTCTTGGTCGGGATGGGTTCATGACCTTCACTAATAGAAGCATCTGGTTCTATTCTTGAATGCTTACAACTATCATCACTACCAGTGAGTTCTAAATATGGTTCAGATTTCTTACTGCTATGACTCCTATCAACAACTTCTGGATTTATCTCTGGATTGATCAGAAAATGGTCGCTGCGCTCAGATCCACCCCGAAACTCAGGTAGTAACTCAAAATAACTACTGCTTCCATTTCTATCAGCAACCTTTTCTGAAACCATACTGCTTCTATTTGCATCACTCACCTCTAGAGTTGTTTCTGACTGCTTCTTGTTCCCATTCCCATCCAGAACCTCTAGACGGTTACCTAAGATTTTGCTCCCATCTTCGTTTCTGCTCCTTTGTTCGAAGTCCATCACAAAATACTAATGGAGTTCAACACTCCAATGCTTTATACTAATTTTTAACAATTAGTAGTAGACCTTGCAGGGAGAATTCAAAACAGAGTGagaaccttaaaaaaaaaaccgaagAAACAAGTGGCATTCATGTATCGAAAGAGTGTCACATCCCCAAAAttactttttgaaaaaattgtgATAATAAGACAGAAGATGTTTTCTCAGTGGATGCAACAGTGCATCTATAGGTGCAGAGGATTCTATTACTTTTTCCAGAAGAGAACAGAGACTAAGAAAAACCagatttgaatggaaaaaaaaaaaagaagaagtaaaaCACACAAGTATAGAGGAGATTATTTTAGGAAGATAACCCCCCACTCATTCACATTACTGAGAATGATAATTGGCAAATATATCCAAAACAGACCTGATAAAATTGTTGCAATTGTGAAAACCCCACCCGGATCTTTACTTGTTAACAACcattaaaagggaaaaaaagtcaATTTAATACCTTCAGCTCCAATTAGGTTGAATCATATTCATTCACGTAACAAGCCGCCAAACTTGACTGGacaaataaatacaaataaatcaaatcatTGACAATAAAAGGGCAGATTTAaaaacaaattttcaaatgCTAAAAGAGGTGAAACCCTAACCCGCGATTACTTGGATCCAAAACTACCTGGAATTTGGCAACCCAATTTGACAGGAAAACTGTCTGCGACTGGAATTTGGCTAACTGTATAATCTCTCTGTTCCCCGAAAATAAAACCCTGTAAAATCTCTCTGATTTTCTGTCTATTTTTTAGATTTTGGGAAATTAATGCAgaatgaagaagatgaggaaTTAGGGTTTGCTTGTGGAGATTTGATGACGGAAGGCAATGCGACACTATCGGGGATTCTAGACTATCAGTGTAACTAACTATCGCTGCATTTCGCGCCATCCTTAACCGCTGATCTATCACCGATGAAGAGtagtaaaatactaaaatgagCTTACATTTAGAATCTCTTAGATTGACTAATCAAAGCGCGACACGTCAATGGTGATTGACCATTCATTCTGTCATGTGACGTCGCCCGCTATTTTATTTGCACGGTTACTTGGAGTCTTGGAATCATATAAATTATTGAGTTTGGTGTACAgttttgaaattccaaaaatgttagggaCTATAGTAAAAAACACTCCAGTTATTTAAATAGTAGATCTTGTCTCTTAATTCATGTAAGTATAGGGGTCCACAAAATCTGATGATTGAATCAAAGAATGACACATCCACTATTGTGTGATGACTCAGATGCTTTTTACTGGAATATCTTTTTTTATATCTTGCTATATGAAATATTGGGAATATTTGGTTCAATTTATGCCGATAGCATATATGATGTTTAAAATGCTATGACAAATTATGTACAAGATTTTATGCATTTTACCTTAAACATAAgcaattaaatatttaattgttCCACAATTCTAAGTAATTCTTGTATGGTCTAAATTCATACCAATTTACTTTACaaaatatattacatatttaaaataaaataaaataatttcttatttaataattttttatttactcctatcaaaatttttttgaaaaattacacTTGCACCTTAAGATGAAGTTGAGATAATTCGGATAATTCAATAAGAAAGAGAGGACAGTTtggtcaaaaaaaaatagaattgtGGTGAAATGGAAAATGGTCCACTGAAGTAGCATTCCAATGCTACATAACATTGCTACTAAAATTATTATTGGAATGGTGGTCCAAAATTTGTGTTTGGTGTCCACCAAACAGACCCAATATCGATGAACAActcttatataaatataaataattttagttacCAAAGTAAATGTAATGGAATGACAATCACATGTCTCAGACATGTCTGGGATTAATACAAAATTATTTATGAAATTCAAATGCAATGTCATGTTATCCATATGTTTTAGATTAACAACTCCTTAAAAACAAATTCTTAAATTCGCTTTCACATGCTTTTGAACTTTCAACATCTTtttttgtctattagaaagaaaaaaaacttaaatcaaCCACACCTCATATGTGCATGTCCATTATAACTATTAGAGGggaaaattgtttcaaaaaatTCATAACCTAGTGAATTCATGAATGTCAGTCACATTAAAATGGAAATTCATGACTTAGTAAATTCATGAATGTCAGTCAGATTAAAATACTTTTGAAGTTGTGGACATGTGCTAGTTTGTTTGTCATTCTCTTTTATAATACACAAAAACCATTGATGAAACCATCTATTAATTAACAACCTTATAGGGCGCACCATTAATCAAATATTTGCCTGATCATTTAATTGAATTGATCAGGTCAGAATAATGTTCCAGCCCCATCTTATTGGATGAAGAGTTATTGTTGAATAAGATTCGAGGGTCGGTCCAAAAACGAAAGCCCATACATCGGACCCATGATACACTAGGGGGTTAATGAGTAGAAATGTGTCTTAATTATATTTAAGAACTTAGAAGTAATTATATAAGCCCTACTCATCGAAAGAGGCATACTTGAGCCCAAGTCTGTACTTGAGTGTTGGATCTAATATTGATCTGGTAAGATAAGCTTAGagcataaaataatattaagtgtatttaaaaaaatttatgttctgagtatatatattttttaaaaatacaccCCTTCCATCGGCCCTTAGGCCTTAAGGCAATCCCCTTCCCTCCGCCCTTGGATACGCAATGTCGTGATATAGTTCCTTATTATCATTTAACAGTTTCTTctaactaaaccctaaatattaaACATTAAATCCTAATGTGCCATTTgcgaaaaaaataattattttaaaggGGAATTATAGCTCATTCTAGCTAAAAGAATGGTCGATCACAAAACTCCAAGAAGTGTGGTAAAATTTACTTGGCTTGATCCAGGAATGACTTAAATCCTTAAAACTTTACAACTACCTTAATATGTTTGGGAGACTTCAAATCTACCATTTGTGTCTCCAACAATGTGGCCCACCAATACATGATATATTATAgattctccatctctttcaagCAGTAGACAATCACAACACAACCACCTTGAATAAGAATATCACTACTCACTTGACCAAAACtattgagaagaagaagaacaaaagcaCAACCATAATCCACGGGGTAATAGCACTTTTGAGTATTGAATAATCTGACCCAATTCAACTCgggaactcatttttcaaacttttcaaattgggtattcaaaattcaaatttgtttcaatttactCATTCGGGCAGTTAACTTGCTGAGATGGCAATAAAAAGtcaaattcaattgattttggTGATGTGGCTTGATGACTTGGAaatttataaacaaattaatgtaaTTTCTCTTTATCGACGTGAGAATCAAATGAAGAACTCTTAAGAACTCAACCAGAATATGATAATTTCTCTTTATCCACCCACATCAATTTAATTTCAGGTCTGGTCCTGGATAAATTGGCCAATGTTGTTGGGCTGCTTGCTACTCCCACTGTTGTTGGATAATGAAGCCATTGTTATTTGAATAATCCCAGATGGAGAGGACACAGAGGTCGGCTGAGGGCTATCGGAATCTCCATTTCTGGCAGCAGCCCACCACCGGGTGTGGAGGCCATCCATGAAGTGGGTTTGCTGTGGCCCGATTCTATAAGGCCTAGCCCCATCCGGATCTGGCCCATCTCGTCATTCATCATTCATGGAGCTATGAGCGGCCATTGATTGCGTTATTCATGGAGCTGTGAGTGGCCATTCATGGATCTGACCTATCTAGCTGGGCTATTTGTTTCTGATGTATAGATCATAGCACTAGATCATTGTTGCTGGATTTGCTCAATTGTCACTGGATTATTTTACTGGTTTTGCTCTATTGCATTGGAGGATTCCGACGACAGTGGTGTTGTCGATGGTGTCTTGGCCGGTGGCGTAAGGCCAAGCGAGCATAAAGAAGGTAGCATTTGGgagatttggtttggttttgagGAGTgcagttggaggaggaggaggagaagagaggTTGGAGTAGAAGGGAATTGAAAATTTAGGGCTTTAattttgaagaagatgatgattagcagtatttttaattatttatttatttttataaaatttcacATTATTGCCACATATTATAAACAACTAATTATTTGACTTTTTATTGCTATCTCAGCAAGTTAACTGTCCCAATCTGCCCGAATGagtaaattgaaacaaatttgaattttgaatactcaatttgaaacgtttgaaaaatgagttctCGAGATGAACTGAGTCAAATTATTCAGTACCTAAAAGTGCTATTACCCCCATAATCCACATAGCTAGCCACCACAAATTGACTTGTACTAATTCTAAAACCTccattcaattcaattcaaaaaATACTGCCTCTCTAAATGTACAGTAGGAAAAATCCAAAGGAATGCAATAATAGTCATAGGGGTAGTAATCTATATTCCCAGCCACCGCGGCCCACAGGGAATCCAATTCCCAGCTTTTACACACAGAAAGATAGACCTAGTAAAGCAGTGGGGTTTGCATCCCTAGATGACAATGTACATGACTTCCCCCATTCGTGGCAAAATCTCATCCACACATCATAAACCCCACCCCGGCCAAGATGGTAAGTACCTTCTCAAGAGCTCAGCCCCACATGAGGAATAGGACGGAAATCCATAAAGTCAAAGAAACGTACAACAAGTGAGAGGCTGAGATGCGAGTTGTGCCACCATTAGGATCAGTGAAGCCGGTGCTAGTGGTAGGTCCAAGTCCAAACACTGAAGGAGTTGGAGTTGTGCCTCCGGTTGGTGTAGTTGTGCCTCCGCCTGTTGTTGGTGTTGTGGAACCATTAGTGGTTGGAGAGGTGGTTGGTGTTGAAGTGCCTGTCCCGGTGTTGTTGCTGCAATTCTCAGGAAACCCAGTTAACACCAAATTAGCCGACTTAACCCACACTTACTTTTGTAATTACCCAGATGAGAGCAAATCCAATACGTATATAAAGTGACTCAACCACaccaaatgaataaataaaagtGAGTAGATACACTTATGTAGTACAGGTTAAGGATCCCTATAATATAAATCACAACAGTTTTAATCACAGACGTCTAGTTTGCTTACCAATATAAGGTCCACACAATTTTTGTATTGAACTTGGCGAACAGATTGGATGTCTGTGATTGAAACTATAAGAAAACTATCGTGATTTCTATTGCATGGGTCCCATATTAATAAACAAACTGGACGAACATATGTGATTAAAACTATATAAAAACTGCTAAATAACTTATACGACATGGGCCTCGTCTCGTCCATATGTAGTTACACTACACAGATGTGAAGCTTCCAATCTTTttaattagaatatatatatgagaaggAAGAGGACAAATGACTAATGAAATATCAACATCATGACAGCTCACAGCTGTTGAAAAGAAATTCAATACATGAATCATGATGCCAAGTGTAGGGTGTTAGATATGTTAAGAAGGGACTTACGCAATCTAGTGCTATATACTATACATGGGTAAAGCCTATTCTCTACATACAACAAGAACTTTTCTTAAGTTAGTGAGTTCAGTTTTGACCCAATGAGTTAGGTTTTGACCTATAATAGCTGAACTAAGGAGGAGGAACAAAGCTATGTGAACCCGATATATTCACGAAAACCCCAAAACAGAACATGGagggggtgtggatttcttaTAAAGATCTACTTGATCAATGCATTAAAAAGGTTTCTTAAGaacaaattgaaaaaagaaaaagaaaaaggaatgaTATGAATGGAAGAACAATCCATTCATATCAACCATGTGTATTTCAATAATGATGGCgtagaaatgaaagaaaaatgagaTGTTACACCTGCCTTAGACAAAAcccaaaagacaaaaaagactTTAGGTATGCCAGAAAGTTTCACAAAAGAAGAATTCTTAAAAGGagcacaaaattcttccatCATATTGCATCAAGATTTGAGAAGAATcaaagggaaagaaagaaaaagatctCCACACCCAATCGTTAAAATTTCTCTAGTGAAAAAGGGAATCCAAAGTTTTCAATCCAGATTCCCAACACATACACAGATGTGAGACAGACAACCTTATCTGCAGATGAGAATATAATTTAACAAATACCTTGGACTTGAGGGATATGCACAACCAGAAGCAGCAGCTGCAAGATTTTACaagaaaaaagagggaaaaagggGGAAACTAATCAGTGCTCAACAAAGATGTGCAAAGGATTAAGGGTTTGTGAGGACTGGACTTACTAGTGGGAGGATTGGCACTAACAGTGGCAGTTCCTGAAAAATCACAGCTTCCAGTAGCCTGACCCTTTCTCTGGTAATAGCTGTTGACAGCATAATTGCAGTGATCTTTCACAGTGTTGGGTTGATAACATGGACCGTTTTGAAGAATTGGTGTACAGTCGGCTCCAGCACCACAAGCATAATCTATGGCTTTTTGAAGAGATTGGTCCCCTACGCCATCTTTACACAAGCAGTAAGTGGCACctaaaacaaaagaagacaaTCAGTCCACACAACAAAACCAGTGATTCAACAATAAAGACAACATAAGAAAGATTATAAGAACAGAGAAGATCAGTAATccttgaaaaagaaaatctcTCAGTTTCAAGCTTCACAATCCAAGCAAGGAATAAATTGAAAATATGATGAAACCCATCTCGTAAAACTTACTTGAATGGCCAGTAAGGGACAAGAGAAgcaccaagaacactaaaacagCCATGATTGCTACAAGATTTTGCGGGAAAGTATGAGAAATTAAGCAGCTTTATGAGATTGGATTGAGATTGAGATCGAGATGAGTGAGGGACAGTAAAGAAGAGGTAAGTTGTGTTTTGGGGGCTGGAGATTTCTAGACAAACAATAATAAGGAGCAGGCAAAGAGTGGGGAGGGTGGGTATCTGTATCTGAGCTTTATAAACCTTTTCTTATGTTACACAACTTTCTggacaataatattttttaaagggAGAAGTAACGATTAAGGTCATGTACTTTTAAAAATGGGCCAACTGAACCTCTAAATTTATTTTCGTGTCAAGGAAGCCCTCTTACTTTGGATAGTGGTCCATATTTGCCCTCACTGCGCCaccattctttttcttccttcttcttctttcttcttcggtCAATCGGTTGCAAATCTCTCAACTCCCACTTTTTCAGGTACgattcttctctcttctctcacTTTCCTATCCCTGAAATGCAGGTTTCGTTgcaatattttttgtgtttctaCTTTCGATTTTGCATTGGATATGATAATGGGTTGGAATGATATGTTCCATTAAGCTATCTTTTCACACTTATTCTTGCTTAGATTTCACTTAATGAGTTTCGATTTTGGAGACCCATTCAAAATCGAAAaata
This genomic stretch from Tripterygium wilfordii isolate XIE 37 chromosome 22, ASM1340144v1, whole genome shotgun sequence harbors:
- the LOC119990903 gene encoding uncharacterized protein LOC119990903 isoform X2; translated protein: MDFEQRSRNEDGSKILGNRLEVLDGNGNKKQSETTLEVSDANRSSMVSEKVADRNGSSSYFELLPEFRGGSERSDHFLINPEINPEVVDRSHSSKKSEPYLELTGSDDSCKHSRIEPDASISEGHEPIPTKKLGSSSSSSSSSVSSIDDLFQVNVTDINHSISPKANEDIRPTPVVDYNPKSEVLDSVSPGLTSTSQTSGITSEQLPNAMSPTTQSPPIQTMDRSEGYDPLRIPSSIFASSKPSTPMEWSVASNESLFSLQIGNSSFRDQVLMHGDIPKSGELFMLSPTPASAVAGADGQFSAPVPGNDAHNVGKNNEPVKDAAKSNEKDIRDQIAQALVVSCNSTNSNHSNESGISKNSFTFPVKKKCAWRSCYCSNCNWTFCYCTRPSWAFCCHWNRSRKRLHDHSSPILADGVRSASAKTDDEKQHHQPTDSKVAQKQASCGWFPCLSYCYPCSCSWPTCFRSCC
- the LOC119991136 gene encoding LRR receptor-like serine/threonine-protein kinase RPK2 — translated: MKCSFFLAFYMLCFSLSVSGEESILLELKNSFSDPDGILSSWNPNNSNRYCSWFGITCDSKSRVISLNITGGDASSKGNSQALPCSKLSQFPLRGFGIARRCIDVVNGKLAGKLSPLIGKLTELRVLSLPYKEITGEIPVEFWGFQKLEVLDLEGNFLSGRFPVESVGLRKLKVLNLGFNKIYGEIPLWILRCVNLEVLNLSGNKMKGSVPGIHGSFSRLRGLYLAHNELDGCIPYGLLTNCRYLQHLDLSENLFVGGIPPSLGKCLQLRSLLLSSNKLMGSIPGELGRLCRLKVLDISGNNLGGLIPAGLLQLKNLKHISLAGNNLTGVVPSSLGRLPENKKPSALVNATLVSRANVSLNNWSGMFPLSGSMVNFTNASVNSLVRSRRLYSLSLSSSNGTLNDSASLSGGTTKAHESNSIEIASIVSASAIVSVLLALVVLFFFFTRKRFPNSRVQVYESKEISVFIDIGVPLTYEHIVHATGNFNASNCIGSGGFGSTYKAEVSPGTQVAVKRLAVGRFQGVQQFDNEIKALGSVRHQNLVTLIGYHASETEMFLIYNYLPGGNLENFIRERSTRAVNWKIIHKIALDIARALAHLHDQCAPRVLHRDVKPSNILLDNDFNAYLSDFGLSRLLGTSETHATTGVAGTFGYVAPEYALTCRVSEKADVYSYGVVLLELLSDKKALDPSFSSHENGFNIVSWACMLLQRGQAKNVFTVGLWDAGPHDHLVQILHLAITCTVDTLSGRPTMKQVVQRLKCIQPDS
- the LOC119992231 gene encoding PLASMODESMATA CALLOSE-BINDING PROTEIN 3-like isoform X1; this encodes MAVLVFLVLLLSLTGHSSATYCLCKDGVGDQSLQKAIDYACGAGADCTPILQNGPCYQPNTVKDHCNYAVNSYYQRKGQATGSCDFSGTATVSANPPTTAASGCAYPSSPSNNTGTGTSTPTTSPTTNGSTTPTTGGGTTTPTGGTTPTPSVFGLGPTTSTGFTDPNGGTTRISASHLLYVSLTLWISVLFLMWG
- the LOC119990903 gene encoding uncharacterized protein LOC119990903 isoform X3 — its product is MDFEQRSRNEDGSKILGNRLEVLDGNGNKKQSETTLEVSDANRSSMVSEKVADRNGSSSYFELLPEFRGGSERSDHFLINPEINPEVVDRSHSSKKSEPYLELTGSDDSCKHSRIEPDASISEGHEPIPTKKLGSSSSSSSSSVSSIDDLFQVNVTDINHSISPKANEDIRPTPVVDYNPKSEVLDSVSPGLTSTSQTSGITSEQLPNAMSPTTQSPPIQTMDRSEGYDPLRIPSSIFASSKPSTPMEWSVASNESLFSLQIGNSSFRDQVLMHGDIPKSGELFMLSPTPASAVAGADGQFSAPVPGNDAHNVGKNNEPVKDAAKSNEKDIRDQIAQALVVSCNSTNSNHSNESGISKNSFTFPVLADGVRSASAKTDDEKQHHQPTDSKVAQKQASCGWFPCLSYCYPCSCSWPTCFRSCC
- the LOC119992231 gene encoding PLASMODESMATA CALLOSE-BINDING PROTEIN 3-like isoform X2, encoding MAVLVFLVLLLSLTGHSSATYCLCKDGVGDQSLQKAIDYACGAGADCTPILQNGPCYQPNTVKDHCNYAVNSYYQRKGQATGSCDFSGTATVSANPPTTAASGCAYPSSPRIAATTPGQALQHQPPLQPLMVPQHQQQAEAQLHQPEAQLQLLQCLDLDLPLAPASLILMVAQLASQPLTCCTFL
- the LOC119990903 gene encoding uncharacterized protein LOC119990903 isoform X1, with amino-acid sequence MDFEQRSRNEDGSKILGNRLEVLDGNGNKKQSETTLEVSDANRSSMVSEKVADRNGSSSYFELLPEFRGGSERSDHFLINPEINPEVVDRSHSSKKSEPYLELTGSDDSCKHSRIEPDASISEGHEPIPTKKLGSSSSSSSSSVSSIDDLFQVNVTDINHSISPKANEDIRPTPVVDYNPKSEVLDSVSPGLTSTSQTSGITSEQLPNAMSPTTQSPPIQTMDRSEGYDPLRIPSSIFASSKPSTPMEWSVASNESLFSLQIGNSSFRDQVLMHGDIPKSGELFMLSPTPASAVAGADGQFSAPVPGNDAHNVGKNNEPVKDAAKSNEKDIRDQIAQALVVSCNSTNSNHSNESGISKNSFTFPVKKKCAWRSCYCSNCNWTFCYCTRPRCCFRWLSCFCSNCKWPSCCNCSNCQWPSYHCCNCSWAFCCHWNRSRKRLHDHSSPILADGVRSASAKTDDEKQHHQPTDSKVAQKQASCGWFPCLSYCYPCSCSWPTCFRSCC